The genomic DNA ccccaaccttctcaggctCCCCCAAAGATGGTCGATGCCCCGAGGTCAGCagaaagcagtcttgagaactctcTGTCCCTGCTTCCCTAACCCGCCATGCCCAATTCCCCacctttttataataaacaagAGCGGGGATTGTTAGGATGTACACTTGGATGACCCCGCCCCCCAACAATTGGCAGGCAGGAACAGGGAACATGCTACATCATCACTACGTTACCCGCCACACATTATGACCTTTGTGAGGACTCTGTGCATACgtggtcttccctttaaaaggtctaGCTCCCCCCATCTGCATCtccttgggttggctgacaatccaaccccatctctcccctccccttgtcAATAAAgctccacgtgggttgttcattCGTAGTTTCCTATTTCTTTACCAATAGCTGCAGCAGAATCGTAACACCAACCACAGAGAATCTCGGTCTCTATGACTTTGACTATTTCAATGATCTCTTATAAGGAGAAATAtacaggatttatttatttatttatttatttatttatttatttttggttgacTTTTACTATCTAGTCGGTACCTtccaggatttaaaaaaaatctttctttcagttttgaaattgtaatataattgccttattcccccattccctttgaTCCCTCCAAACTGACCTATATatccttgctttctctctttcaaattcatggcatcttttttttttttttttttttttttttttttgcaattgtcaaggtctcgatttattggggctcagtgtgggcttatatagccctgcaccaAGGAAACTGGGTAAGCGGGggaataacaggaaggaacatctggtgtatgctggggccggagcattcttcttatcagccggaacatctGTGGTCTTCCCCAGAACAGTGAAAGCCCCAGGCCCattttctcggaacagaagcagttagcagttccgttTGGCCGAACCGTCTAAGTACAGGTTCTATGAGGCTCAcaagagctggctttaagccgcaaactcaAAGGTCATAaaaaggacttacaaagatgggctttaaaaccCATAGTTTAGGACCCATGGCCCTTAACAAAGTGGGTGCATCAGCAAGGGGAGTAAAGGGACCTTGGCTCTGTTGCTCTAGTACTGAGGTTTTCTCGGGAGGCTAGCAGGCCTAGGCGTCAGCAGAGCCAAACCAGACCCGCCCTCGGCTATCCCAGAGCCCAGCAAAGCCGGCAGGGCGCGAAGCCGTCATCTGTGGCAAGACTCGGGCGGAGGCACAAAGGCCAGGAGGGACAAGATGCTGTTCCATCCCTCGGCCACAACTCACTGCAGAAGACGAACATAAAACTCCTCAGCCGCGTGGTTCATACGCGCCCACATCCCGCCTGGGCATCCTATTCCGGAGCAGCTAAAACCATGgcatcttttttattgttgtttttgcatatatgtgtgttcatatattttcttaaatataactTGCTCAGTCTGCATAACGTCATTTGTATATATCTCTTCAGGACAACCATTTGCTATTGGGTACTcaattgatgtgctcttggatACCCTGACATGTTTCAGGATACACTACTAATTCATAGGTTGGTAGATTATTACATTAGTAGAATATCTGGCATAGGAAACAACAGATAGACATGATAGATAGCTCTTCTGATTCATGTACATTCCAGGTATGTAAGGGCTATCTAAGAGAGAGGATTTTAGGTGTTTAATGGACTGGGGCATTACATTTTGTAAAACCTAAATCTAATAAAATCATTGGAGTGCTAAATAAATCCTGAATTTTGGAAGTAGTAGTCACAGCTTCTTGTTAGTAACTAGCTGAGAAGTGGCAACAGAATGTTATTTAATGCAACCATTCATGGTAAGGAATGCAGATTGTCCCGGCTCCCTGGTTTCAAATTACTCCCATATCTTGGGATCTGAAGGTGAGCTCCTGGACAGAGCTTGGCTCACTGCCCTGGCTCTCCCTCTTATTTGTTGAGCATTTGGACCACCATAGCAGTGACCTTTCTACTCTTTGAGAGAGgctcttctctatttctctttttctttaaaagttttttttttctttctgtttttgtgcaTTTGTATTTCTGTGCATGGGTGAGTGTGCTTGCTACTGTGCCATGGAATACTTATGAAGATAAAAGGACAATATCAAGTGTTGGTCCTTACTGTCTACCCAGTTTAAGAGAGCATCTGTAGTTGCTCACCCCTGCATGCTCCAAAATAGCTTGTCCAAGAGCTTCTGGGGAGAATGCCTCCTGTGTCACCATAGAGGCGGTGGGAtcacaaatgtgtgccaccatttctggctttatatgggttcttgggatccaaagtcaggtcctcGCACCTGCATGGCAAGTATGCAACACACTGAGGTAATGCTCcagcccttctttctctctttacatCAGTGCATAGCAAGAACTCATAAGAATCTCAATAATGTTTCTTTGAAAGACTAATGTAAGGAATTTGGGGAGTTTTGCTGACACCGAGGATGGATTTTGGAGGCAGGACACAGCAGTACATGGAAAAGCTTGTAAGAATTTTATTTAGCAGATTGTCATGGATATTCCAGTCAATTTTGCTTACAGAAAATTGCATTGGtttgaaagacacacaagagGCTTCCATTAGCGCACATACACAGTATGGAAGGTATAGTACATGTCTCCCGAGATGGGCACCACTGCCACATCGTTAGGGCAGATGTTTTTCTCCGGAATAATTTCAACCAGTATTTTAATAGTGACAGTTTCTGGAAGAGATGAAAACAAAGGTCATCTCTCAGACACTTTGGGGtgctccatttttttcctgctaggGCCAGGTAACTCCCTCCTAAGAGTCATTTCCCCCCAGTCATTTGCAAATCAATATCCTATCTAGTCTTTCTTGCTCACAACGCTTTCTATAGCTTTAGAACTCAGGAATTGTCCTTCCAGGCTTCCCTTCCACTCACCACCTTGCCTTTCTAGTCTTCCACCTGAAAGTTCTGCCGTCATGTTTCTAATGTTCCCTCTTTGGCAGGCAGTTCCTCCTACTTACGCGTGACTGGAAAGTCCCAGTAGAGGTTTACTTGATCGTTACAGACGCAGCGGGTTTGTTTAAAGTTGAAGCTGCCTTCAATCTTGGAAGAACTTTCAAGGGAAGCTCTGACCtgatggagagagatggctcacagttgTTAGTCcagaaaaagggaagaagagggcaaCACAAGAGAGGAAGTAGCTGAGACTGACTAAGGGCACATGGACTTTACACTCATCATTGTATTCTCATCCCATAGGCTAGCTTCGCCAGGCTTTCCTCTTCACACCCCCAGACTCACGCCTGCCTGAGAAGTCTGAGCATGGTATTCAGGAGTATGTAAGTGAATCCCAGGCAAGGAGATTCATCCTACTGTGGCTATCTCCTGGGGGGAAGGCTTGCTTTTGGTACCAGCTAGAGTTCTAGGAAACGGCTTGAGTGAATTTTTACTCTGTGACCCAGTGAGATGGCAGCCCAGCTGTTTAAATGTACATGCCAGGACAAGGCTTTGTGAGAATGATGGCCAAACCCTACTGCAGCTACTTCCAACTCTATGACAATTGAATTCATCTCTCACTCCCACTTATTCCAACTGCAAAACCAAAAGTTACTCCCTATGTCTGGTTCTGGACACTATTAGGTAAGCAAATAATTCTTGAGGCCaatttctttgcttttgaaaCCTGAGAGGGCTGGTCAATTTAAGACCTCAGACAACTGTGTAAATTAGCTCCTGTTTCTGATGTCTAACATAGGAGTTTTGTCTTAGGGATATGTCTACCCAGATGAACCGGTGACTAGAATTCAGTAATCGTGAAAAATGATGGGAAAAAAATGCCTTTCAATGAGATTTAACAGTCTTCCTGTAATTAAAGTCATCAATGCAACACAATAAATTAGGAGTATGTATGATTTTTACTACAAGCAGAAAGAAGGCAATTTGTATCAATTTTCAGATTCAGTTATCTTGAAATACTGCCAGCACTCTTTACCTTGAATATATTGTTATTATCAGGGTAGTGGTATGCATAGGGGTGAAGACACCTGCTGTAGGCTCATCTCTGATGTTTGCTCAGATATCTGGCAAGTCCATGCTGAATAATGATAATCCCCTAAACAACACTAGCACTGGGATGCTATTCAGTCTGGGATGTCTTAGAGAGTCCTGTTCCGGTATTGAGAGAAGACCTTGTTTCCGTTTTATTATGTTTGCCATAAGATCTCATGAGAGAATTTTTAAGAATTATGTGATTGAAACAAGAAATCAGAGTCCGGTGAATGTTCTACACATCAGGATGTCAAAGGCCATTGTAGTACTTTCTTCCGTAAGCTGAACCAGCCACAACTATCACAGACTGTGTCTTCATAAATGAAATTAGCTATGCTTGCATTTCACATGTGTAAGATTTGGGGTCATCCATTAATAAACCCACAGATTACTGTATGTGGTaattttatcatcattattaaaaATGGTAGTTTCTCATGTAATGAAGTGTACATTTTGCCCTTAGGAGAAGTTTTCTGAGAAGTAAATTACAGACTTTATGAGACCATGAAAATGGGCTGTTGCACAAAGATGCTGGGGATTGTTTTCTCCAGTCTTAAAGAATTATCTGGTCATCgtattgataataataataataatcatattaTTATAATCATAGTATATGCTATTCTGTTTTAATTTGAAAACGAATAAATGTGAGCCTAAGACTAAATGTCATTATATATTCACTTGTAAAACAATGTAATTGCTATAAAAAAAGAGTAACTACAATGTTCAAtcataaaaggaaatatattcCTAAAAGGTTTAAACTATAAATATACTTTATAGTCATGTGTTGACCCTTTCCCACATCGCACCTCAGaaagctaaataaaaataaattggttggtgagctggagagacggttcagtggcTAGGggcatttgctgcttttgcagaggatccaggttcagttctcagcaacaaaatgtcagttcacaaccacctaaaaCCTCAGTTTCAGGgtatccaactccctcttctggcctccataggcaccaggcacatacctGGCACATAAAACATTCGTGAGCATAAAATCATGTTTAAAAATTACTTGTTGCAGGATGGGATGGCTGTAATCTATATCTACAGTTCCAATACTTGGAAAGCTGATGCAAAGGATCAGGAAAAAAGTCTCCCTTGAGctcataatgagtttgaggctagccagagCAAAATGATGAGGCTGCACAAAACCAACAAGATTTCCTTTCACACTAATCTTGATTGAAGAAATTACTGTTTAAGGAGTTTTCACCCCTATGCTTCTCCTTGGGTGGGTTTCCTTTATACGATCACTCTTTTGTAGTAGAAACATGGTTCTTAAAATCAGACATTCATTCACCATAATATCACATGCCATTTTGTTGAGCTCAATGCAATTATTACATCGACCTTTTAAGGGTGCAAATAGACTTCCATTGTTTGTCATCACCAGAAACTATCTTTATCACAGAGAGCTTTTTGTATACCTTGTGTAAACATTTTCCTCAACCTCATCTGTGGTTACGACTAACAAAACACAAATTGCAAAGCTATGACTCAGTCTCTGTCCTACACCCACGTTAGCAAGCATAGTTCGTGTTCTTGTCttgcaaatggaaaaaaaatgataaaacagTAGGATGTGTTTGCACTATGTCcaagaatatttctttttaatcaggATGAGGCTATTTCTAGATTACCTTTTAATGAATGGTTTTTCCTGGTACTATTTTGTTCCCTGTTTGGCCATTGTTCTTGAGATCTCACTTGAATTAAGAAAGTCGTACTGTAGGGAAGTGTAGCATAATGTTGAGTTCCATCTTCATATTGTTCAGAGAATAGAGCTGGGAACCCCCTTCTGTGTGCATAGCCTGGGATTTGATCCATCTGGAATATGTGCCATCTACCTAAACACATAGCAAAACTATGTGTTGTGATTAGTGCTATAATAGTTATGAATTTGGATGACTCTCTGAGAACCAACACACTGGGAAAAGAAGAAGCATCTCAGCCTCTTGTcaggtcaggaggcagaggaagggcaaGAGGAAAGCAGGCTCAGCTCTCAGGCTTACTGAAGAAGAACCAGATCCCCCAcgttctcttcttccctcttctccagccTAGTACTATGGTAGCAAATGTTCTTATGAAAACCCTGTTCCCCAAACCCTAATCCAAATCTAGTCATGCTTAGGACCCTGAGAGAAACACTGCCAGTTTGTTTCCAcctctttcttgctctttttcttcctAGACCCTCTGGACCAGGGAACCTTCACCGGTAAATGGGAGACATCATCTGCTCTATGTTCTCAACATTATTCGGAGATTCAGGTAACAAAGCATGtaggtggtttttctttttctttcttttttttttatcaagctCATCATGCAGTATTAACACAAGGGATGAATTTAATAATATTCATAACTCAGGAGTCAGATTTTGATTGGGAGTCACTGTCTCAGGTGTCTACTTACCACTAAACATTCTCTATATTCCGATTTCATTCCAAGTTTCAGAGTGATCTCCTCATTTGTGTTTGCAGAATTTGGaacatctaaagaaaatataagtgGCTTTCGAAtacttctgggaagagaaaaaacaGGGCACAGAGATCAGAGACCTGCACGTGGAAAAAGCTGTAAGGAGGTGTGGGGACGGAGAAAGGAGGGAGTTATGTAGCTTGCAGTGCTCCCCATCAGAATCCCCGGAACCTGTGTGCATTGGCTGGCTTGCGTGATTTCCTTCGTTTAACAAAGCAACAGACATATTGCTTAAAACggagtatctttttttttttttttttcagtttcaagtAACAAATTTTAAAGTGGAAAACTATCTTCTGTCACATGCTATTTCCTAATGACCTacagcagtagttctcaacctgtagacCACAATTCCTTTGGggggtcacccaagaccatcagaaactCCGTTATTTATGTTCTAATTCATTACAGcagcaaaagtacagttatgaagtagcaaagaaaataattttgtggtcagggtgagtgaccaccacatgaggaactacaTACAAGGGCTTCAGcttcaggaaggttgagaagcactgccctACAGCTTGCCAGCACCCTGTATGCTGAAAAACATTGAAAGAGTCTCGTCATCCTTAGGAGAGAACTTCATATCCACAGACTCACATAAATAACTCCGTGCTGGA from Cricetulus griseus strain 17A/GY chromosome 1 unlocalized genomic scaffold, alternate assembly CriGri-PICRH-1.0 chr1_0, whole genome shotgun sequence includes the following:
- the Pip gene encoding prolactin-inducible protein; translation: MLRLSVMFSAATLLVLCLQLGINKAQDTESIRKPLIFSLDVPNSANTNEEITLKLGMKSEYRECLVVRASLESSSKIEGSFNFKQTRCVCNDQVNLYWDFPVTQTVTIKILVEIIPEKNICPNDVAVVPISGDMYYTFHTVYVR